Proteins from a genomic interval of Triplophysa dalaica isolate WHDGS20190420 chromosome 21, ASM1584641v1, whole genome shotgun sequence:
- the LOC130410560 gene encoding LOW QUALITY PROTEIN: probable G-protein coupled receptor 25 (The sequence of the model RefSeq protein was modified relative to this genomic sequence to represent the inferred CDS: inserted 1 base in 1 codon), with protein MAVLEGSVSSADDYSFYDTFVAMNSTESYDYFISIDNNRLPLSYIYIPVLYFIMFFIGFSGNLFVILVMLNRRTQNGRLVDXFVLNLAFADLVFVLNLPLWAVSASHHFEWPFGDAMCKISSFIIAVNRFSNIFFLTCMSVDRYLAVVRQMDSHSLRRSYCVQITCGIVWIISFLLGIPSLIYRKIMDDQVCSEDITSSFVLGMNILTIFLTFLLPVVILALCYGSILVNLRRHFKSRAGARQRHSLKIVLIIISAFLISWLPFNVFKSFQVFFMISKGEFGEDVELVLYNGITLSCCVAFLNSCVNPAIYLFLDQHFKHRAYILCLKCLGQSDTHQSNISSNSFSNGTNESYSGNTSTRRRLFSLTQNN; from the exons ATGGCAGTCCTTGAGGGTTCAGTGAGCTCAGCAGACGATTACAGCTTCTATGATACTTTTGTTGCAATGAACTCAACAGAAAGCTACGACTACTTTATTTCCatcgataacaaccggctgccctTGTCCTATATCTACATTCCTGTGCTGTACTTTATCATGTTCTTCATTGGCTTCTCTGGGAATCTCTTTGTCATTTTGGTCATGCTCAACCGCCGCACGCAGAACGGGCGTCTTGTGG ACTTTGTACTGAACCTGGCATTCGCTGATCTTGTGTTTGTCCTGAACTTGCCGCTGTGGGCAGTCTCCGCAAGCCATCATTTTGAGTGGCCCTTTGGAGATGCCATGTGCAAGATCAGCAGCTTCATCATTGCTGTCAATCGCTTTTCCAACATCTTCTTTCTAACGTGCATGAGCGTGGATCGCTATCTGGCTGTCGTGCGACAAATGGACTCGCATTCCCTCAGAAGAAGCTACTGTGTGCAGATCACCTGTGGCATCGTGTGGATCATTTCTTTTCTCCTGGGAATACCATCTTTGATATATCGTAAAATCATGGACGATCAAGTCTGTTCCGAGGATATAACGTCCTCTTTTGTGCTAGGAATGAACATTCTCACCATATTTCTAACGTTCCTGCTACCTGTTGTTATTCTGGCCCTTTGTTATGGATCAATTTTGGTAAACCTGCGGCGTCACTTTAAGTCTCGTGCAGGAGCCAGACAACGCCACTCCCTCAAGATCGTGTTAATTATCATTTCAGCCTTTCTGATCTCCTGGCTTCCGTTCAATGTCTTTAAGAGTTTCCAAGTTTTCTTTATGATAAGCAAGGGAGAGTTTGGTGAGGATGTTGAACTCGTCTTATATAATGGAATCACATTGTCCTGCTGCGTGGCGTTTCTCAACAGCTGTGTAAATCCAGCCATCTACTTGTTCCTGGATCAGCATTTCAAACATAGAGCTTACATACTGTGTCTGAAATGCCTGGGTCAAAGTGATACGCATCAAAGCAATATCTCCTCAAATTCTTTTTCTAATGGCACCAATGAGAGCTACTCTGGAAATACATCTACCCGCAGACGCCTTTTCTCACTTACTCAAAATAactga
- the LOC130410682 gene encoding probable G-protein coupled receptor 25: protein MESSTEMAFLEGSVSSADDYSFYDTDVAMNSTESYDYFISIENNRLPLSNIYIPVLYFIMFFIGFSGNLFVILVMLNRRTQNGRLVDTFVLNLAFADLVFVLNLPLWAVSAAHHFEWPFGDAMCKISSFIIAVNRFSNIFFLTCMSVDRYLAVVRQMDSHSLRSSYCVQITCGIVWIISFLLGIPSLVYRKIMDDQVCSEDITSSFVLGMNILTIFLTFILPVVILGLCYGSILVNLRRHFQSAANSRAGARQRHSLKIVLIIISAFLISWLPFNVFKSYQVFFMISKGEFGEDVELVLYNGITLSCCVAFLNSCVNPAIYLFLDQHFKHRAYILCLKCLGQSDTHQSNISSNSFSNGTNESYSGNTSTRGRLFSLTQNN from the coding sequence ATGGAAAGCAGCACAGAGATGGCATTCCTTGAGGGTTCAGTGAGCTCAGCAGACGATTACAGCTTCTATGATACTGATGTTGCAATGAACTCAACAGAAAGCTACGACTACTTTATTTCCATCGAAAACAACCGGCTGCCCTTGTCTAATATCTACATTCCTGTGCTGTACTTCATCATGTTCTTCATTGGCTTCTCTGGGAATCTCTTTGTCATTTTGGTCATGCTCAACCGCCGCACGCAGAACGGGCGTCTTGTGGACACCTTTGTACTCAACCTGGCATTCGCTGATCTTGTGTTTGTCCTGAATTTACCGCTGTGGGCCGTCTCCGCTGCCCATCATTTTGAGTGGCCCTTTGGAGATGCCATGTGCAAGATCAGCAGCTTCATCATCGCTGTCAATCGCTTTTCCAACATCTTCTTTCTAACGTGCATGAGCGTGGATCGCTATCTGGCTGTCGTGCGACAAATGGACTCGCATTCCCTCAGAAGCAGCTACTGTGTGCAGATCACCTGTGGCATCGTGTGGATCATTTCTTTTCTCCTGGGAATACCATCTTTGGTATATCGTAAAATCATGGACGATCAGGTCTGTTCCGAGGATATAACGTCCTCTTTTGTGCTAGGAATGAACATTCTCACCATATTTCTAACGTTCATCCTACCAGTTGTGATTCTGGGCCTTTGTTATGGATCAATTTTGGTAAACCTGCGGCGTCACTTTCAGTCTGCTGCAAACTCTCGTGCAGGAGCCAGACAACGCCACTCCCTCAAGATCGTGTTAATTATCATTTCAGCCTTTCTGATCTCCTGGCTTCCGTTCAATGTCTTTAAGAGTTACCAAGTTTTCTTTATGATAAGCAAGGGAGAGTTTGGTGAGGATGTTGAACTCGTCTTATATAATGGAATCACATTGTCCTGCTGCGTGGCGTTTCTCAACAGCTGTGTAAATCCAGCCATCTACTTGTTCCTGGATCAGCATTTCAAACATAGAGCTTACATACTGTGTCTGAAATGCCTGGGTCAAAGTGATACACATCAAAGCAATATCTCCTCAAATTCTTTTTCTAATGGCACCAATGAGAGCTACTCCGGAAATACATCTACCCGCGGACGCCTTTTCTCACTTACTCAAAATAactga